attgtttcttgaatcgggtcctttctcgaggaaaggtttgtctcaaaaattgagtgggaggatggtggagacttgatgaggttattgaaccgtcacttcaacaagtatgtagcagggcacaggaagttgttcctgtggcgcctacaccaattgaagtagaagcttatgatagtgatcatgaagtttttggatcaagtcactaccgtacctcgtagggtgacaaggatgcgtactactttagagtggtacagtaatcctgtcttgaaggtcatgttgctagacaaaaatgaacctacgagctatggagaagcgatggtgggcccaaatttcgacaaatggttagaagccatgaaatcggagataggatccatgtatcagaacaaagcatggactttgatggacttgcccgatgatcggcaaaccattgagataaatggatctttaagaagaagatggacgtggacggtaatgtcaccatctatgaagttcgacttgtggcgaagagtttttcacaagttcaaggagttgactacgatgagattttctcatccgtagcgatgcttaagtccatcggaatcatgttagcattagctgcatttatgaaatctggcagatggatgtcaagatgagtttccttaccagttttcgtaaggaaaggttgtatgtgatacaatcagaaaagttttgtcgatcctaagggtgctaaaaggtatgctagctccagcgatccttctaaggactggagtaatcatctcggagttggaatgtgcagtttgatgagatgatcaaagattttgggtttatacaaagttcatgagaaacttgtatttccaaagaagtgagtgggagcactatagaatttttgatgagtatatgttgttaacgtattgttgattagaaatgatgtagaatttctggaaagcatatagggttatttgaaaggtgtttttcaataggaaacctggattaagctacttgaacattgagcatcaagatctatgaggatagatcaaaaaatgctaaatggtactttcaaatgagcacataccttgacgtgatcttgaaggtgttcaagatggataagtcaaagaaggagttcttgcctgagatgtgaggtccgaagttaagacttaaagctcgaccacggcagaatagagagaaaggacgaaggtcgtcccctatgctttcgacgtaggctctatagtatgctatgctgtgtaccgcacctgatgtgtgccttgctacatatctggcaagaggatacaaaggtgatcaaggagttgatcaccagatagcggtcaaaattgtccttggagtaaataaggatatgtttctcgattatggaggtgataaagagttcgacgtaaagggttacatcgatgcaagctttaacacctattcgaatgactttgagtagcaaaccggatacgtatagtggagcaaccatttggaatagctccaagtggagcgtggaagcagcatttacaatatgacctagagatttgcgaagtacatacgaatctgaatgttgcagacccgttgactaaaacctctctcacaagcaaaacatgatcaaaccccagaactcattgagtcttaatcacacggtgatgtgaactagtttagtgacactagtaaactctttggatgttggtcacatggcgatgtgacctgtgagtgttaatcacatggcgatgtgaactaggttattgactctagtgcaagtgggagactgttggaaatatgccctagaggcaataataaattagttattattatatttccttgttcatgacaatcgtttattatccatgctataattgtattgacaggaaactcagatacacgtgtggatacatagacaacaccatgtccctagtaagcctctagttgactagctcgttgatcaatagatggttacggtttcctgaccatggacattggatgtcgttgataacgggatcacatcattaggagaatgatgtgatggacaagacccaatcctaagcctagcacagagatcgtgtagttcgtatgctaaagcttttctaatgtcaagtatcttttccttagaccatgagattgtgcaacttccggataccctaggaatgctttgggtgtaccaaaagtcacaacgtaactgggtggctataaaggtgcactacatgtatctccgaaagtgtctgttgggttggcacgaatcgagactgggatttgtcactccgtgtgacgaagaggtatctctggacccactcggtaggacatcatcataatgtgcacaatgtgatcaaagagttgatcgcgggatgatgtgttacggaacgagtaaagagacttgccggtaacgagattgaacaaggtatcggtataccgacgatcgaatctcgggcaagtacaataccgttagacaaagggaattgtatacgggatagattgagtccttgacattgtggttcatccgatgagatcatcgtggaacatgtgggagccaacatgggtatccagatcccgctgttggttattgaccgtagaacgtctcggtcatgtctgcatggttcccgaacccgtagggtctacacacttaaggttcgatgatgctagggttataaaggaagtttgtatgtggttgccgaatgttgttcggagtcccggatgagatcccggacgtcacgaggagttctggaatggtccggaggtaaagatttatatatgggaagtcctattttggccaccggaaaatgttcgggaatttTCGGTATtgcaccgggaaggttctagaaggttccagagtggggcccacctgcatggggggacccacatgaacgtgggtagtgggggcaaggccccacacccctggtcaaggcgcaccaagattctcccttagaaggaataagatcatatcccgaagggataagatcaagatccctaagaaggggggataacaatcggtggggaaggaaatgatgggatttctttcctcccacctttgccaacgccccaatggacttggagggcaaggaaccagccccctccacccctatatatagtggggaggcgcatgggagctttaccaaagttctggcgcagccctccccctctccaagtcctcctcctctcccgcggtgcttggcgaagccctgcaggattgccatgctcctccaccaccaccatgccgtcgtgctgctgctggatggagtcttcctcaacctcttcatctctccttgttggatcaaggcatgggagacgtcaccggactgtacgtgtgttgaacgcggaggtgccgtccgttcggcactaggatctccggtgatttggatcacgacgagtacgactccttcaaccccgttctcttgaacgcttccgcttagcgatctacaagggtatgtagatgcactctccttcccctcgttgctagtctctccatagatagatcttggtgacacgtaggaaaattttgaatttttgctacgtcccCAACAAGGAGAGGGCCATGGGCTCCTAGCTGAAAGCTTTATCGCTtttctcccttcagcttctctttgTCTCCTCGTTCATTCCGTCTGTAAGCTTCTGTTTCAGTTGTTCGTGATCTCTTCTTCTCCTCACTGTTTCTTCTGCATGGGTATGTGTTCTAGTATATGTGATGATTTTTTTCCTAATGCTAATGTCCAACAACACTCAACTCAttttggtttttccttttttttatgctGGGATTTTGGATATGATCCGCAATGATTTGTTGCTAGGTTTTGTTATTGAATCCAAGGCTTGTCACCTCTCATAAGGTAGGTTGTGATCGGATCTTTTCATCTTTTGATGTGTTTCTTTCAGATTCATTTTCCTGTAACTTTAGATTCCTTTTTCATTGAACTATTTTTTTGTGTGACTTTTCGTAATGGTTTGTCCTGTTGTAGTAGGCCCGATGGCCCTTGTCCTACGGGTGATGAATCTCTTGCTAGGTTCTTGGTTATGATGGATTCGAGATATATGAAGCGTGTGGTCAGTCTTGAATCCATCCCTTCACTTGGTTCACCTTTTTTTTCTTATGCGTTTATACACTTGCATGATATATCCACATTAGATCGAAAGTTTACCTCCGGTTGTAAATTTTGTTCACTCTGTTCATTTTTTTTGCTTACTTCGTCTAGGTAATACCAATGCCCTTAATTCATTCTAGCTTAAAGacatttttgtgttttctttttcttttgtttgtaattattATTTCTTGGTTTATTGATGTTTATTCTTTTCCTGTCCTTTGGATCTTTCTTATGTATTTGTGCATATGGCGGTGTGTTTAATGTTAGAAATTTTTTGAAACTCTTTAATTTGCCACATTAGGAACTCAAAATGAAAATATATTTGTGTTAGGAACATAAAGTGAAGCACTTTTCTAATCTGTCTACTTACATCATAGTAATTATTAAAGTTGCACTAGTTTATACGTGTTCTTGCATGATGAGAAATAATACCATGTTTGTGTAATTGTGAGCAACTTTTTAATTTATTCTAACTCATGCATATAAGAAAAGAGTTTGCCAACAAGTATTCATGATTGTTCATGTTAGGCATAGTTGTATAATATTAATTTCTTTCATAAAACCGTGTTTTTTTCTTTTAGGGTTAAAACAATCCCATAATCCATTCTTCCATAGAAAGAAGTATTGTTATTCTTTATTTTTGTCGTCTTTCATTCGTGGGGTAAAATCACTTCTAGAACTCTTTCCTCCTTTGATTGATTTTTTATTACtatttgtttctctttttttttcacaTTGCCACTTTTGGATAACACCACTTCCACGATTCTTTCTTCCTTAGATTGAAATTTAATTTTCATTTCCTGTATTTTGTTCATTTCTTCATTAAAATTTAATTTATTTCTTCTATTTGTTTTGTTTCTAAAAATCTGattatttattcttttttcttgATATGTTGTAAGACAATTAATTTTCAACGTGAACACAATATATAACATAAAAATATGCACACTCAAGTCTATCTTTTTAATCAATTACTCATACGAGAAATGTACCTTTATGTCCCTCGGTCCGTCAGTTGGCCTAGTTTACACACACAAGTTTATGTGAGGTAACTTGCAAATGTATAACAAATCAAAATTAGGTGTATCTTTGATTTGCTTGATTCTGGAAATCGCAAGAATAGAATAAGTGAGGATTATTGATTTCAGGTCATGTCCATTCGAATCGTACATGGATTGtttgcaccaaagtttgattgATTACACCATATGAGAAACCAATATTTCATTTCGATTTGAATAGATGAAACATTTCCTACAAACATAATGCAAATAAATtcttagaaaaaaaatcatatatgaTTCGATTCTAGGATCAAATAATCCACAGAGAAATAATTCATAAATAGTGTGTTTCTCTAAATTTCCTATTTCTTTTTGAATCGTATAAAATCCTAAATGTAATGGTGTAGCTAACTAGCAACACATATGGTGTCTCGTGTATTTCTCGAGAATGAATCAGTCGACGGCATGACGTGGGGCGCCTCAGCCgcgtccacctcctcctccggcggcgTTGGTGAAGAAGGAGAGCAGGTCGACGGAGGAGCCCACTCTTCCTCCAGCGCCAGGCTGTATGTCGTCGTCGAGGAAGAGCTGTTCCTCGGGCACCCGGAACGCGCCATGCGCGCAGGCGAGCGCGGCGCCGGCCGCGAGGGCGGAGAAGACGATGGACCCGACGGAGGTCACGAACACGACGAACGCCGACGCCGCCAAGAGCCCGCCCAGCGTCTCCCTCTCGGAGAAGGTCTTCCCAAAGGCCTCCAGCGGGGGTGCGTCGGCGGCGCGGAGGAGGTAGAGCGCGCACCAGGCGGCGAGGAGCGCGAGCAGGGCGGCGAGCGCGAACGGGTGCGcgaggagggaggcggcgagggagaACGCGACGAGGAGGGCGTAGTTGACGCGGAAGTAGGCGAGGTTCCTGCGGACGCGGGCGGTGGCGTCGGCGAGGGATTCCGGGCGGCTGAGCGCCGCGCGGTCGAGGAGCTCCGCCCACGGGCGCGCGCCGGAGAGGGAGCGCTTGGCGGAGTCGAGGAGGCGGGAGAGGTAGGCGCGCTGGTCGGCCGCCGAGGAGGTGTCCGGAACGGGGAGGACGATGGTGGTGGTCGCGGTGGTGGCCGCCGGGAGAACGGAGACGGGGAGGAGGGGAGGAGAAGCCGCAGCCATGGCGTCGATGGATGCCACCGTAGAGAATAATGTTTTCTTTATCTGGGAGAGAAGTATGTTTAGGAGTAACGTACGATGGCGCGCGTTTCCCTCTCTGTTAACAAGCAAAGGTCAACGGTCAGCCTCGTCTCTCTCTCCGCGTTGACATTTCTGTCGCATAATTTGACCTGACCtggatatattcaagctgaatttgTAAACGCTGACAAGTAGTTTGGCTAGACCAGGAATCAGTTTGAGATTGCTAGTGAAATACAGCGTCCACGTGCTCATATATATACGTGCATACACATATCCCTATGCACACACGTATATACTCTATCCCTATGAACACCTTCGAGAGACTAAGTCATCGTATCATCATGAGATTGATGAAGTCACCAAAAGCACACGCAGTCTTCTCCACTTCGCCAGCAAAGATAGATGGACCTTTGTTACAATTTGCCATCATCGTCAGCACTTCGTCAATGCCACCTGAAAAACAAGGACCTATATAAACTAACAAAATCAACGACCTACACTCGACGAAGTCACTGGACACTGCTCGAGAATGTTGGCGGCATCGGCCAGACTCCACTAGAGAAACACTAGCCCTAAGAGCATTTACAATCTGACTTTGGCAAATCCGCCCCCTAAAGGTCTGCGGACGCGCTCAGGAGTGTCCCTGGAAAGCGTTGGACGGCCCCTCATATTTCCTGCCGGATAGCCACTCCTCATATCTAAACCCTCAAATACATGCATGTCCATCATACACATGAATATCACATGTAAATAacatttgttcataggaaaaaaaaATACATAGTTCAAACATGTTTTTTTAAGTGCACAATTCAAACATTAAACTCATTGGTTTCCTCCTTTGTTTCATTGTGGATCCACATACACTCCACAAGGTCATTGAGTAGATGCACACGCACTTGTTGATCTCGAAGATTCTGATGCATCTGGAAAAAAAAATCATGATCTGATATGCATCTTGTTATGGGATGTGGACTCGTTCTCCAGGCTTCTCAAAATCATGGGTTCGGATTGCCCCTTCACCGTCATCCTCGACAATCATATCGTGCAAAATGACACAACGTGTCATTAGGTGCCACAAAGTCTCTGATTCCCATATCATTGTAGCTCTATGAACAATTCCCTAACAAGCGCACCCTGAATGCCCTCTCCACATCTTTCATAGTTGCTTCTTGCATTGTTGCAAAGTGGGTTTATTTA
Above is a window of Triticum dicoccoides isolate Atlit2015 ecotype Zavitan chromosome 5B, WEW_v2.0, whole genome shotgun sequence DNA encoding:
- the LOC119305419 gene encoding PRA1 family protein B2-like — encoded protein: MAAASPPLLPVSVLPAATTATTTIVLPVPDTSSAADQRAYLSRLLDSAKRSLSGARPWAELLDRAALSRPESLADATARVRRNLAYFRVNYALLVAFSLAASLLAHPFALAALLALLAAWCALYLLRAADAPPLEAFGKTFSERETLGGLLAASAFVVFVTSVGSIVFSALAAGAALACAHGAFRVPEEQLFLDDDIQPGAGGRVGSSVDLLSFFTNAAGGGGGRG